The Geotalea uraniireducens Rf4 genome window below encodes:
- a CDS encoding response regulator transcription factor translates to MNIRVLLVDDHKIMRKGLKAILALEHTIEVVAEAANGREAIRKADELLPDVVVMDLTMPEMNGIEAIRQIVAAHPDVRTLVLSMVLDRACVMETFKAGATGYLLKDCAVEELVGAIHTVASGEPYLCPQITSLVIRDYTKGADANSSDSCVQLSKREREVLQLIANGNSTKEIAFTFGVSIKTVAVQRMSVMKKLNLFNVADLTKYAVREGLTSIE, encoded by the coding sequence ATGAATATCAGGGTGTTGTTGGTGGACGATCATAAGATCATGCGGAAGGGATTGAAGGCCATCCTGGCGCTGGAACATACAATTGAAGTGGTGGCTGAGGCGGCCAACGGTCGGGAAGCGATCCGCAAGGCCGATGAGCTCCTCCCTGACGTGGTCGTCATGGATCTGACCATGCCGGAGATGAATGGCATCGAGGCGATACGGCAGATCGTGGCGGCCCATCCCGATGTCAGGACTCTTGTCCTGTCGATGGTTCTGGATCGCGCCTGCGTAATGGAAACTTTCAAGGCGGGCGCCACAGGCTATCTGCTCAAGGACTGTGCCGTCGAGGAACTTGTAGGGGCCATCCATACCGTGGCGTCGGGGGAGCCCTACCTCTGTCCGCAAATCACCTCCCTGGTCATCAGGGACTATACCAAGGGTGCCGATGCGAATTCCAGCGATTCCTGCGTCCAACTCTCCAAACGGGAACGGGAAGTACTTCAGCTCATTGCCAACGGCAACAGCACCAAGGAGATCGCGTTCACATTCGGAGTCAGCATCAAGACCGTCGCGGTTCAGCGTATGAGCGTCATGAAGAAACTCAACTTGTTCAACGTAGCGGATCTCACCAAGTACGCAGTTCGCGAAGGGTTGACCTCGATCGAATAA
- a CDS encoding ATP-binding protein, whose translation MQSNEPAQSPGKFPIRRLRLAAILAWTVLAIITAIWECSDNEEFKTSNALATARACIEKDLVFRRWAAGHGGVYVPVSDKTPPNPWLKVPERDITTPSGRRLTLMNPAYMTRQIFEIGQSSANAPQGHITSLKSIRPENAPDPWEARALAAFEAGLAEFGEFMVMDGKPVYRYMRPLNSEKTCLKCHAAQGYREGAVRGGISIAIPTAGLERAALRSNVIHVAIIAATWLMGLGGIRLGFRRIDADAAALMAERDNLSSVFDATPMPMLLVDDRMEAVRVNSAFREYCIDYDALPDKRCGTILKCANALSEPQGCGNSPVCDSCGLMRTLQEVSRSGLSARGEATVPRLGWGGDATEAWLLYGVEAVSLDGRNHALMSFMDITERKREEILRRIRAEEFRALVENSPDAIARYDRLCRRVYVNPALEWLAGQSADNLTGRTPTEASVATPEVGLQVQGAVEQVLDRGVSQELELSWKDSGGEMRHFQVRFVPEFDAEGDVASVLSITREITSLRKTEAQLLHAQKMESIGTLAGGVAHDFNNLLTVIGGYADLLRLSLKGDERRVAFALEISNSVKRGAELTRSLLAFSGKHEPQKRYDDLNLIVANLQKSISRLLRSDITLTFGLCDDRLSVFAERVQIEQVLINLMVNARDALTSGGRIHVATALVEVREAVVTGGVTVPPGSYGLVTVMDNGVGMDKETVGRIFEPFFTTKETGKGTGLGLSIAFGIVGNHNGRITVESAPGKGAMFRVYLPISEGEMPPNHSPDSKTAGLHGNETVLLVDDDPNVLRITREILELYGYTVLTAADGVEALEVFEAHRDEIRVAVFDLIMPRMTGREAIEQIRLQEPDLPVILTSGYTDDIIDHAAIDALNVVFLPKPVCLQKLAAAIRAGLAG comes from the coding sequence ATGCAATCAAATGAACCTGCCCAATCCCCCGGGAAATTCCCGATCAGACGCCTCCGCCTCGCCGCGATCCTTGCCTGGACCGTCCTCGCTATTATCACTGCCATCTGGGAATGCAGCGACAACGAGGAGTTCAAGACCTCCAACGCCCTGGCCACGGCGCGGGCGTGCATCGAAAAAGACCTTGTCTTCCGCCGCTGGGCCGCCGGACATGGCGGCGTCTATGTTCCCGTATCCGACAAAACACCTCCCAACCCCTGGCTGAAGGTCCCGGAGCGGGACATCACCACCCCGTCGGGCAGGCGCCTGACCCTCATGAATCCCGCCTATATGACCCGGCAGATCTTCGAGATCGGCCAATCGTCCGCCAACGCCCCCCAGGGGCATATCACCAGCCTGAAATCGATCCGCCCGGAAAACGCGCCGGACCCCTGGGAAGCCCGCGCCCTGGCGGCTTTCGAGGCTGGGCTGGCGGAGTTCGGGGAATTCATGGTCATGGACGGAAAGCCGGTCTACCGCTACATGCGCCCGTTGAATAGCGAAAAAACATGCCTGAAATGCCATGCGGCCCAGGGATACCGGGAAGGCGCTGTGCGCGGCGGCATCAGCATCGCCATCCCGACGGCCGGGCTTGAGCGGGCCGCGCTCCGAAGCAACGTGATTCACGTGGCCATCATAGCCGCCACCTGGCTGATGGGGCTTGGGGGGATCCGGCTCGGCTTCCGCAGGATCGACGCCGACGCCGCTGCACTCATGGCCGAGCGGGACAATCTCAGCTCCGTTTTCGACGCGACGCCGATGCCCATGCTGCTGGTCGACGACCGGATGGAAGCGGTGCGGGTCAACTCGGCATTCCGGGAATACTGCATCGATTACGACGCTCTACCCGACAAGCGCTGCGGCACGATCCTGAAATGCGCCAACGCCCTTTCGGAACCCCAGGGGTGCGGCAACTCCCCGGTTTGCGATTCATGCGGTCTTATGCGCACCCTGCAGGAGGTATCGAGAAGCGGGCTGTCCGCCCGCGGCGAGGCAACCGTTCCACGGCTCGGATGGGGAGGGGATGCGACGGAGGCGTGGCTGCTTTACGGTGTGGAGGCGGTTTCGCTCGATGGACGGAACCATGCGCTGATGTCGTTCATGGACATTACCGAGCGCAAGCGCGAGGAAATCCTTCGGCGCATCAGGGCCGAGGAGTTCCGCGCCCTGGTGGAGAACTCGCCCGATGCCATTGCCCGCTACGACCGTCTCTGCCGCCGCGTCTACGTCAATCCGGCCCTGGAATGGCTGGCTGGCCAATCCGCAGATAACCTGACCGGCAGAACCCCCACCGAGGCATCCGTGGCCACCCCGGAGGTGGGCCTGCAGGTGCAGGGCGCCGTGGAACAGGTGCTCGACCGGGGCGTTTCGCAGGAGCTCGAATTGTCGTGGAAGGATTCCGGCGGTGAGATGCGCCATTTCCAGGTCCGTTTCGTGCCCGAGTTCGACGCGGAGGGAGATGTGGCGAGCGTCCTCTCCATCACACGGGAAATCACGTCGTTGCGAAAGACAGAGGCCCAACTGCTGCATGCGCAGAAGATGGAGTCCATCGGTACCCTGGCCGGAGGCGTGGCCCACGACTTCAACAATCTTCTCACCGTGATCGGCGGCTATGCCGATTTGCTGCGGTTATCCCTCAAGGGCGATGAACGGAGGGTTGCGTTCGCCCTGGAAATCTCCAATTCCGTGAAGCGGGGAGCGGAGTTGACCAGAAGCCTGCTGGCCTTCAGCGGCAAGCACGAACCGCAGAAGCGCTATGACGACCTCAACCTGATCGTCGCGAATCTGCAAAAAAGCATATCACGGTTGCTGCGGTCGGACATCACCCTTACCTTCGGGCTTTGCGACGACCGGCTTTCGGTGTTCGCTGAGCGGGTCCAGATCGAACAGGTTTTGATCAACCTGATGGTGAACGCGCGGGATGCCCTCACTTCCGGCGGAAGGATACATGTGGCCACCGCGCTGGTGGAGGTGCGCGAAGCGGTCGTGACAGGCGGAGTGACTGTTCCGCCGGGAAGCTACGGTCTCGTCACCGTTATGGACAACGGGGTCGGAATGGACAAGGAAACCGTCGGAAGGATATTCGAACCGTTCTTCACCACCAAGGAGACGGGCAAGGGGACCGGTCTGGGGCTTTCCATCGCCTTCGGCATCGTCGGTAATCACAACGGCCGTATCACTGTGGAAAGCGCGCCGGGAAAAGGCGCGATGTTCAGGGTCTACCTGCCGATTTCCGAGGGAGAAATGCCGCCGAACCATTCGCCCGACTCGAAAACCGCGGGACTTCATGGCAATGAGACCGTGCTCCTGGTCGATGATGATCCGAATGTGCTGAGGATAACCCGCGAAATACTGGAACTGTATGGCTACACGGTCCTGACCGCAGCCGACGGGGTAGAGGCGCTGGAGGTCTTCGAGGCGCATCGCGATGAAATCCGGGTGGCGGTCTTCGACCTGATTATGCCGCGCATGACCGGTAGGGAGGCCATCGAGCAGATACGGCTGCAAGAACCGGATCTGCCGGTTATCCTTACGAGCGGCTACACCGACGACATCATCGACCATGCAGCCATCGATGCACTAAACGTCGTCTTCCTGCCAAAGCCGGTGTGTCTCCAAAAATTGGCGGCTGCGATCCGCGCCGGTCTCGCAGGGTGA
- a CDS encoding response regulator transcription factor — MTIQVLLVDDHKIMRDGLVSLLGCAGDIDVVAEASGGREAVEKALVHSPHVVVMDLTLPDMGGIEATRRIMAKNPRIRVLVLSMLLDRNCVLESLEAGARGYLAKDCAAEELVAAIRTVFAGKPYFCAGATEIMIKGFAPGSASQQIAPVLTKREREVLKLTAEGYNTKEIAFTLGVSIKMIEIHRMNIRKKLGLKSIAQLATYAVRIGLISID; from the coding sequence ATGACCATACAAGTGCTTCTGGTCGACGACCACAAAATCATGCGGGATGGATTGGTCTCCCTCCTGGGCTGCGCGGGGGACATCGACGTCGTGGCCGAAGCCTCCGGCGGCAGGGAAGCCGTCGAAAAGGCCCTGGTACATTCACCCCATGTGGTGGTGATGGATCTGACCCTGCCGGATATGGGAGGGATTGAGGCGACACGGCGTATCATGGCGAAAAATCCCCGTATCAGGGTCCTGGTGCTGTCCATGCTCTTGGACAGGAATTGCGTCCTCGAAAGCCTGGAGGCCGGAGCCAGGGGGTATCTAGCCAAGGACTGCGCAGCCGAGGAACTGGTGGCGGCCATACGGACGGTATTCGCGGGAAAGCCCTATTTTTGCGCCGGCGCCACGGAAATCATGATCAAGGGGTTCGCTCCCGGTTCCGCCTCTCAGCAGATCGCTCCTGTACTTACCAAACGCGAGAGGGAAGTGCTGAAGCTCACTGCCGAGGGATATAACACCAAGGAAATCGCCTTTACGCTCGGCGTCAGTATCAAGATGATTGAGATCCACCGTATGAACATCAGGAAAAAGCTCGGACTGAAGAGCATTGCGCAACTCGCCACCTACGCGGTACGTATCGGCCTGATCTCCATCGATTAA
- a CDS encoding PAS domain-containing sensor histidine kinase → MSEILMDCKYLTGDHWHAMALVRDIDERKCAKEQLLKREREFRTLAENSPDVIVRYDRECRRIYVNPTFERVNRLSSNEVLGKSPVELSTELAPMAVSFTQRLKEVMETGVATQIDLIWTKDGMENCWFVRAIPEFDANGEVVSALTIWCDITERKRAEEALKEQYSILRSIIDSANALVFSVDRQYRYTSFNKGHAVAMQAIYGAEIEIGQCLLDYMTVTADREIAKRNLDRALAGEQLMEEAYSGEELRTRKYFHVSHSPINTETGDVIGVAVLAQDMTERKRAEEALRAKQQRLSDMTVELSLAEERERRRIAAELHDNIGQDLVLARIKLGMLAKMPLTDEEAGILGNTREILGGMIQRVRFLTHMISPPILESGGLEAALKWLGRQMETDYGLRVSFVDDTSEKPLTEEMRSVLYHAVRELLINVAKHAESDTALVAVGRECGRIVIRVEDDGIGFDPDAIEESLTRKGGGFGLFNIRRRIIHLGGAFDVESSPGAGTCVTIGMPLTKNNDEL, encoded by the coding sequence ATGAGTGAGATATTGATGGATTGCAAATACCTGACGGGAGACCACTGGCACGCCATGGCGCTGGTGCGCGACATCGACGAACGAAAGTGCGCGAAGGAGCAGCTGCTAAAACGCGAACGGGAATTCCGCACCCTGGCGGAAAACTCGCCGGACGTTATTGTGCGCTATGACAGGGAATGCAGACGCATCTATGTGAATCCTACCTTCGAGAGGGTAAACCGCCTCTCATCGAATGAGGTTCTCGGCAAGAGTCCGGTCGAGCTCTCGACCGAATTGGCGCCGATGGCGGTCTCTTTTACGCAACGTCTCAAAGAAGTTATGGAAACCGGCGTTGCAACCCAAATCGATCTCATCTGGACAAAGGACGGGATGGAAAATTGCTGGTTCGTGCGTGCGATCCCCGAGTTCGACGCCAACGGAGAGGTGGTCAGCGCGCTGACCATATGGTGCGACATCACCGAGCGCAAACGGGCCGAGGAGGCGCTAAAAGAACAATACTCCATCTTGCGCAGCATCATCGACAGTGCCAATGCGCTCGTCTTTTCCGTGGATCGGCAATATCGTTACACCAGCTTCAACAAGGGACATGCCGTAGCCATGCAAGCAATCTACGGCGCGGAAATAGAAATCGGTCAATGTCTGTTGGATTATATGACCGTGACGGCGGATCGGGAGATCGCAAAGCGCAACCTGGATCGGGCATTGGCTGGCGAACAGCTCATGGAGGAAGCGTATTCGGGTGAAGAACTCCGCACGCGGAAATATTTTCATGTCTCACATAGTCCCATCAATACTGAGACCGGAGACGTCATCGGCGTAGCCGTGCTTGCCCAGGACATGACCGAGCGCAAGCGCGCCGAGGAGGCGTTGCGCGCCAAACAGCAGAGATTGTCCGACATGACGGTGGAGCTTTCCCTGGCCGAGGAGCGGGAACGGCGGCGCATCGCCGCCGAGCTCCACGACAACATCGGGCAGGACCTCGTCCTCGCCCGGATCAAGCTGGGGATGCTTGCAAAGATGCCGCTGACGGACGAGGAAGCCGGTATTCTCGGCAATACGCGGGAGATACTTGGCGGCATGATCCAGCGCGTGCGATTTCTTACCCATATGATCAGCCCGCCCATACTGGAGAGCGGTGGCCTGGAAGCGGCGCTGAAATGGCTGGGAAGACAGATGGAGACGGATTACGGCCTGCGGGTGTCGTTCGTGGATGATACGAGCGAAAAGCCGTTGACGGAAGAGATGCGGTCGGTGCTTTATCACGCTGTCCGCGAACTGCTCATCAATGTCGCCAAACATGCGGAGAGCGACACCGCGCTGGTCGCGGTCGGCCGTGAATGCGGCAGGATCGTCATAAGGGTCGAGGATGACGGGATCGGATTCGATCCGGATGCCATCGAAGAGAGCCTAACCAGGAAGGGAGGCGGCTTCGGCCTTTTCAACATACGGCGCAGGATCATCCATCTCGGAGGCGCGTTCGACGTTGAATCGTCGCCGGGAGCCGGTACCTGCGTGACAATCGGGATGCCGCTGACTAAAAACAATGATGAATTGTGA
- a CDS encoding TRAP transporter substrate-binding protein, translated as MKLKALLTFALLTAFSSTALAAPIVIKFSHVVAQHTPKGQAADYFKKLAEERTKGRVKVEVYPNSQLYKDKEEMEALQLGAVQMLAPSLAKFAPLGVKDFEVFDLPFIFDNYTELHKVTQGPVGQKLLKKLEPKGIIGLSYWDNGFKVMSANKPLKTPADFKGQKLRIQSSKVLDSQMRSVGANPQVLAFSEVYQALQTGVVNGTENPPSNLYTQKMHEVQKYVTLSDHGYLGYAVIVNKKFWNGLPADIRTILEGAMKDATKYANEIAKKDNDEALAAVKKSGRSQLIALTPQERAAWKKSMDKAHKEHTGRIGADLVKEVYAATGYNPN; from the coding sequence ATGAAACTGAAAGCATTGCTCACATTCGCCCTCTTGACCGCATTCTCTTCAACTGCACTGGCCGCCCCCATCGTCATCAAGTTCAGCCATGTTGTTGCCCAGCACACCCCCAAAGGACAGGCCGCTGATTACTTCAAGAAGCTGGCCGAAGAACGCACCAAGGGGCGCGTGAAGGTCGAGGTTTACCCCAACAGCCAGCTCTACAAGGACAAGGAAGAGATGGAGGCCCTGCAACTGGGCGCAGTCCAGATGCTGGCCCCTTCACTGGCCAAGTTTGCCCCGCTGGGGGTCAAGGACTTTGAGGTATTCGACCTCCCCTTCATCTTCGACAACTACACAGAACTGCATAAGGTCACCCAAGGCCCGGTCGGCCAGAAATTGCTCAAGAAACTGGAGCCCAAGGGGATTATCGGACTTTCCTACTGGGATAACGGCTTCAAGGTGATGAGCGCCAACAAGCCGCTCAAGACCCCGGCTGATTTCAAGGGGCAGAAACTCCGCATCCAGTCCTCCAAGGTGCTCGATTCCCAGATGCGCTCCGTAGGGGCCAATCCCCAGGTGCTGGCCTTCTCCGAGGTATATCAGGCCCTGCAGACCGGCGTCGTCAACGGCACCGAGAATCCCCCCTCAAACCTCTACACCCAGAAGATGCACGAAGTGCAGAAATACGTGACACTTTCCGACCACGGCTACCTTGGCTACGCCGTCATCGTCAACAAGAAGTTCTGGAATGGTCTGCCGGCCGACATACGCACCATCCTGGAAGGCGCCATGAAGGATGCCACCAAGTATGCCAACGAAATTGCCAAAAAGGACAACGATGAGGCCCTCGCTGCCGTCAAGAAATCCGGCCGGTCACAGCTGATCGCCCTGACCCCCCAGGAGCGGGCAGCTTGGAAGAAGTCCATGGACAAGGCCCACAAGGAACATACGGGGCGTATCGGCGCCGACCTGGTGAAAGAGGTTTACGCAGCCACCGGCTACAACCCGAACTAA
- a CDS encoding IS701-like element ISGur14 family transposase, whose product MTTEIVFPGIEEYMAPYYGYFHRSESRELAECYLAGLLMDGERKSVEPMSEKVNASERSMQRLLSTAKWDDQLVAEQFRRSMLDVTSDPQGILVLDDTGFPKKGYDSVCVARQYCGASGKTDNCQIGVSMTYVGRDVAWPYAMELFVPESWDQQNDDCTAKRKKAHMPESVHHKSKWRMALDFVDLARKDNVPHRAVLADSWYGNIPEFRKELESRSENYILGAYSNTPVFLEEPVFEIAPVKEHKRGRPRTRPKVVSTNPEPVKLSVLGESIADDAWQRLELRLNSKDKPLVAEAVSMRVWPAHGWRQGNHHEQVWLLIERRPLNLGGYELRYFFSNMPQHLATIDLARLYHERYWIEHGYQQLKEELGLDHHEGRSWSGWHRHVLLTSLAYGYLTLLRLQQKKQKSATARSNWIQKKSTLANDALF is encoded by the coding sequence ATGACAACAGAGATCGTTTTCCCCGGCATCGAAGAATATATGGCTCCCTATTATGGCTATTTCCATCGGTCAGAGAGCCGTGAACTGGCAGAATGTTACTTGGCCGGCCTGCTCATGGACGGTGAGCGCAAGTCAGTTGAACCCATGTCAGAGAAGGTAAACGCATCTGAACGAAGTATGCAGCGCCTCCTTTCGACTGCCAAATGGGACGATCAACTTGTTGCTGAGCAATTCCGCCGTTCCATGCTTGACGTCACTTCCGACCCGCAGGGGATCCTGGTTCTTGATGATACCGGGTTCCCTAAGAAAGGGTACGACAGTGTATGTGTTGCCCGGCAATACTGCGGTGCATCAGGCAAGACTGACAACTGTCAGATTGGCGTAAGCATGACGTATGTCGGCAGAGATGTCGCCTGGCCATATGCCATGGAACTGTTCGTCCCGGAATCCTGGGATCAGCAAAATGATGATTGCACCGCAAAGCGTAAAAAGGCTCACATGCCGGAGTCAGTGCACCATAAGTCAAAATGGCGCATGGCACTTGATTTTGTTGACCTGGCCCGAAAAGACAATGTTCCCCATCGTGCAGTCCTTGCTGACAGCTGGTATGGCAACATTCCGGAGTTTCGCAAGGAGCTTGAGTCCCGCAGTGAAAATTACATCCTGGGAGCTTACTCCAACACCCCGGTATTTCTTGAGGAGCCGGTCTTTGAAATTGCGCCAGTCAAAGAGCATAAGCGAGGGCGTCCACGAACTCGCCCTAAGGTAGTCTCCACAAACCCCGAACCGGTCAAGCTGTCGGTACTGGGCGAAAGCATTGCCGATGATGCATGGCAACGGCTAGAATTGAGGCTCAATTCCAAGGACAAGCCACTTGTTGCAGAGGCCGTCTCAATGAGAGTGTGGCCGGCTCACGGATGGCGGCAGGGCAATCATCATGAACAAGTCTGGCTCCTGATAGAGCGCCGCCCCCTGAACCTGGGTGGATACGAGCTTCGCTATTTCTTCAGCAATATGCCGCAGCATCTGGCAACGATTGACCTTGCCCGCCTCTACCATGAACGTTATTGGATAGAGCATGGCTATCAACAGCTAAAGGAAGAGCTTGGCCTTGATCACCATGAAGGGCGCTCATGGAGCGGATGGCATCGACATGTGCTCCTGACGTCCCTGGCATATGGCTATCTGACACTGTTGCGTTTGCAGCAAAAAAAACAGAAGAGTGCGACAGCGCGGAGCAACTGGATTCAGAAAAAATCGACACTGGCCAACGACGCTTTGTTCTGA
- a CDS encoding TRAP transporter small permease, whose translation MKYLDHLEEIIITFLIGAATCIIAVAVAHRYLSGIPIPGMQDWLLTVNMSWAQELCIYMFVWMAKFGAAYGVRTGIHVGVDVLVNRLPETWRLKCVLLGIAGGALFTGLIGTLGARFVWENGMHYAVFSKLAMDLTELIEGPVTPDLEWPTWIIYSAVPLGSYLMCFRFLQVGWTFFRTGELPHHDHTHVDGLEEEVVDETEALEEFEVHKFEKQEKDGGAK comes from the coding sequence ATGAAATACCTCGACCACCTTGAGGAAATCATCATCACCTTCCTCATCGGCGCTGCGACCTGCATTATTGCTGTCGCCGTAGCGCACCGCTATTTATCGGGCATTCCCATCCCCGGTATGCAGGACTGGCTGCTCACCGTCAACATGAGCTGGGCCCAGGAGTTGTGCATCTACATGTTCGTCTGGATGGCCAAATTCGGCGCTGCCTACGGCGTGCGTACCGGCATCCACGTCGGCGTGGATGTGCTGGTCAACCGGCTGCCCGAAACCTGGCGTCTGAAGTGCGTCCTGCTTGGGATTGCCGGCGGCGCACTCTTCACCGGCCTGATCGGCACCCTCGGCGCACGCTTCGTATGGGAGAACGGCATGCATTACGCCGTGTTCAGCAAACTTGCAATGGACCTCACGGAGCTGATCGAGGGGCCGGTCACACCGGACCTCGAGTGGCCCACCTGGATCATCTACTCTGCCGTTCCGCTCGGCTCCTACCTGATGTGTTTCCGCTTCCTGCAGGTCGGCTGGACTTTCTTCCGCACCGGCGAGCTGCCCCATCACGATCACACCCATGTGGATGGCCTCGAAGAAGAAGTCGTCGACGAAACCGAAGCGCTTGAGGAGTTTGAAGTGCATAAATTTGAAAAACAGGAAAAAGATGGAGGTGCCAAATGA
- a CDS encoding TRAP transporter large permease, protein MSSAVAGWEQFSKKKAATWLIGIAAALGAIALLGSTGIVFALLLALMLTGMPISIALGLTVLSFLFFFADVPTEAVAMKLFTGIEKFEIMAIPFFILAGNFLTHGGVAKRMINFATSIVGHWHGGLALAGVVACALFAAVSGSSPATVVAIGSIMMPAMVKAGFPKRFGAGVITTSGSLGILIPPSIPMVIYCVATNSSVGALFMGGVIPGLMLATLLGLVAWYLARKNNYPRMPKATTAQRIKAFRESVWGLLLIVIVLGGIYSGMFTPTEAAAMSAVYAFIIAVFVYRDVPFKKIPKVLLDSASMSAMLLYIITNAVLFSFLMTHENIPQIMADWILGHNLGVVSFLLVTNVLLLLAGNVMEPSSIILILAPILFPVAMQLGIDPIHFGVLITVNMEVGMCHPPVGLNLYVASGITKMGISELTLAVMPWLLAMVGFMLLVTYVPAISLWLPRMLGY, encoded by the coding sequence ATGAGTTCTGCTGTAGCTGGCTGGGAGCAGTTTTCCAAGAAAAAGGCGGCTACCTGGCTGATCGGCATTGCCGCCGCACTCGGGGCCATCGCTCTGCTCGGCAGCACCGGAATCGTCTTTGCGCTGTTGCTGGCACTGATGCTGACCGGCATGCCGATTTCCATCGCCCTCGGTCTCACCGTTCTTTCGTTCCTGTTCTTCTTTGCCGATGTGCCGACTGAAGCGGTGGCGATGAAACTCTTCACCGGCATTGAGAAGTTCGAGATCATGGCGATCCCCTTCTTTATCCTGGCGGGGAATTTCCTGACCCACGGCGGTGTTGCCAAACGGATGATCAATTTCGCCACCTCCATAGTGGGGCACTGGCACGGCGGCCTGGCCCTGGCCGGCGTCGTGGCATGCGCACTGTTTGCTGCGGTGTCCGGTTCCAGCCCGGCCACGGTCGTGGCCATCGGCTCCATCATGATGCCGGCGATGGTGAAGGCAGGTTTCCCAAAACGTTTCGGAGCCGGTGTCATCACCACCTCCGGATCGCTGGGCATCCTGATTCCACCATCGATCCCGATGGTGATCTATTGCGTGGCCACCAACTCGTCGGTGGGTGCCCTCTTCATGGGGGGCGTTATTCCCGGCCTGATGCTGGCCACCCTGCTGGGCCTGGTTGCCTGGTATCTTGCCCGGAAGAACAACTACCCGCGGATGCCCAAGGCCACGACGGCTCAACGCATCAAGGCCTTCCGGGAGAGCGTCTGGGGGCTGCTGCTAATCGTGATCGTCCTGGGCGGCATCTACAGCGGCATGTTCACCCCCACCGAAGCAGCTGCCATGAGTGCGGTATATGCTTTTATCATCGCCGTGTTCGTCTACCGCGACGTCCCGTTCAAGAAGATCCCCAAGGTGCTGCTAGACTCGGCCAGCATGTCGGCCATGCTGCTCTATATCATTACCAACGCGGTGCTATTCTCCTTCCTGATGACCCACGAGAACATCCCCCAGATCATGGCCGACTGGATCCTCGGCCATAACCTCGGCGTGGTCTCCTTCCTGCTGGTCACCAACGTGCTGCTCCTCCTGGCCGGCAACGTGATGGAGCCCTCCTCCATCATCCTGATCCTGGCGCCGATCCTGTTCCCGGTGGCAATGCAGCTCGGTATCGATCCGATCCACTTCGGCGTCCTGATCACGGTGAACATGGAAGTCGGCATGTGTCATCCGCCGGTAGGTTTGAACCTGTACGTGGCCAGCGGCATCACCAAGATGGGGATATCGGAGCTGACGCTGGCGGTCATGCCGTGGCTTCTCGCCATGGTGGGATTCATGCTGCTGGTAACCTATGTGCCGGCGATATCGTTGTGGCTGCCGCGAATGCTGGGATACTGA
- a CDS encoding DUF551 domain-containing protein, giving the protein MKWIAAKDGLPNASERVLLFTPYQIFGDDHACVGNKESITTCTARINGKLVPIFTHWMPLPPKPEQHS; this is encoded by the coding sequence ATGAAATGGATCGCTGCGAAGGATGGTCTGCCGAATGCGTCTGAACGCGTTCTCCTTTTCACTCCGTATCAGATTTTCGGAGATGATCACGCGTGCGTAGGAAACAAGGAGAGCATCACGACCTGTACTGCCAGAATAAACGGGAAGCTGGTACCCATATTTACCCACTGGATGCCGCTGCCGCCAAAACCGGAGCAGCACTCCTGA